TTTTAGTTTTTTCCTGTGCAGCAGCTACAAGCCCGTCCAGCCAATCCTGATGCGCATTGATCATTGGGTTTGGCTTGGTCGAGGCCAGTTCCTTTGCTGGTTTGCCTATTTGAGTTTCCTGTGTTAATACTCTAACTCTATTACCTGGCAAATCTTCGATTAACCATGCATGATGTACATCCAGCCGCTGGTTATCATCTCCCTCTACCCATCCGTGCCATGCTACTCGTGCAGGATGCCCGTCAACCGGGGGTACATACTCTACCACTTCTGATTCCACCAAAAATCCAAATGTTATAAAACAAAATCTAGCTCCTATGCGAAGTTCCGGCCCCGTGTTATCATAAAAAATGATCTCGGAAGCATTTTCATAATACTGAGGCCACGCGTTGGTATTGTTTAAAAACGGCCAAACTTCTGTTGTTTTTAGGTTTGGAATGATTACTTCATTGGAGCAATAATTATCCGTAGTTCCTGGTAAATACGACTCAGGCCATATAATTGCGTTCATATCTAAGCACTGTTTTAATAATTAAAAACAAGCTCAAAATTAATAGTTAGGACCGGCCTGGGGTTAACAAAATTCAATCCTGAAATTACGAAATCCAATCCATTCTAAACTTAGATGGACTCGTATTCTCATGTTTTTTGAAAAAGTTATTGAAATGGGTGACCTCATTGAACCCGAGAGATTGTGCAATATCAGAAACACTCCAATTGGTTTTTTCCAACAAAATCTTCGCCTCCTGTATTACTCTTTCAGCAATAAGTACCGTAGTTGTTTTATTAGTGGTCTTTTTCAGCGCTTTATTGAGGTGATTTACATGTATAGCCAGTCTGTCAGCATAATCTGAGGCTGAGCGTAATTCCAGTCTCCTCTGCAGGTTTTCTATAGGAAACTGACGCTCAAGCAGTTCCAGAAATTGGACTGATATTCTCTGTGCAGAGTTCGACCCAAAATTGGAAATTCTGGCTGATCTCTTTTTTAACACAGTGTGAACTATATCAAAGGTCAGGTTTTTGAGAGCATCGTATCTGTAGATGTAATCAGAGCTAATTTCTTCAAACATGCGTTCAAAAAGAGCTTTGATGTAACTGCCTTCATCATTGGATAATTCGAATACAGGAATAATATTTGGCTGAAATAAAGGGTACTCTGATAATTTGCCGAAATTACTAAAGAAAGACGCCGTAAAAAGGCAGCAATAGCCATTTGGCGACTCTCCAACAGGTTCCCATTGATAAGACAGTAATGGGTTAGAAAAGAGAATGCTCTGTGCGCCTGTTTCGATTACTCTGTCTCCAAAATATATCCGCCAGTTTCCAGTTAATAAACTTATCTTGTAAAAGTCCTTTCTAACAAATGGCACCGGGCCAAGTTTTTTGTCCCGGCTCCCATTAAACTTGAAGACATTGAAATTTCCTATCCCTTTTTGCAGGTTTTCCGGAATCCAGCGTAATTCGGCATTGTAGAAATCCTGTATAGAAGGTTTGCTATTCACACGGCAAAGCTACAAAATTCAAACCTTTTTGCAC
This region of Fulvivirga ulvae genomic DNA includes:
- a CDS encoding helix-turn-helix domain-containing protein, with product MNSKPSIQDFYNAELRWIPENLQKGIGNFNVFKFNGSRDKKLGPVPFVRKDFYKISLLTGNWRIYFGDRVIETGAQSILFSNPLLSYQWEPVGESPNGYCCLFTASFFSNFGKLSEYPLFQPNIIPVFELSNDEGSYIKALFERMFEEISSDYIYRYDALKNLTFDIVHTVLKKRSARISNFGSNSAQRISVQFLELLERQFPIENLQRRLELRSASDYADRLAIHVNHLNKALKKTTNKTTTVLIAERVIQEAKILLEKTNWSVSDIAQSLGFNEVTHFNNFFKKHENTSPSKFRMDWIS